In the Vespa crabro chromosome 10, iyVesCrab1.2, whole genome shotgun sequence genome, one interval contains:
- the LOC124427466 gene encoding uncharacterized protein LOC124427466 encodes MPSSHGVLAALLFATLAVVIVTSGIVQQKRAANFDYYDDGYQNFQPVVKFQRPIVVPEFPKKDQQDLSKIPGIPGVDYPIYHSVPKTSFSCAYVPHVPGMYANVETGCQAYHICHDGREGQQGASFLCTNGTLFNQQDFACDWWYNVNCALAPQYYRLNSDPLTNPYVSKEEKDAIRQRLNRIVVL; translated from the exons ATGCCAAGTAGTCACGGTGTCCTTGCTGCTCTTCTTTTCGCCACCCTCGCGGTAGTCATCGTTACTAGCGGCATCGTTCAGCAg aaacgTGCAGCGAATTTCGACTATTACGACGATGGCTATCAGAATTTTCAGCCTGTGGTGAAGTTCCAAAGGCCAATCGTAGTTCCAGAATTCCCAAAGAAGGATCAACAAGATCTCAGTAAGATACCCGGTATTCCTGGAGTGGACTATCCGATTTATCACAGCGTTCCAAAGACCAGTTTTTCTTGTGCTTATGTACCCCATGTACCAGGAATGTACGCGAATGTAGAGACTGGTTGCCAG gCGTATCACATATGTCACGATGGCAGAGAAGGTCAGCAAGGTGCCTCGTTTCTTTGCACTAATGGGACTCTTTTTAATCAGCAAGACTTTGCTTGTGATTGGTGGTATAACGTGAATTGTGCTTTAGCGCCACAATATTAcag atTAAATTCAGATCCATTGACGAATCCTTATGtgtcgaaagaagaaaaagacgctATCAGGCAGAGATTAAATCGCATCGTAGTGCtttag
- the LOC124427465 gene encoding uncharacterized protein LOC124427465: MNGNGKMNNSTNSSINNNNWCRQLTLIITIFLLLSVAVAEKQKRQIFREQVLPALGGKIPEEAFRTDRLALNRLNKEGITIPDGIVLDARQVHKHPHTSQHMPKIIKVYLTPDGRYVPPEGRTHYDHPKAVDTTYIIRTPFGRPEKPMNNFGNYKHHRMHNKQQPYPNYRQQLVPLIPPTKPGVYKPIVTPLMLPANPNFFERTYLPTLDLEYDWDTVYRPFNEYYVDNILFNSHQILTDYQGFLDEFHGRSLRHVVGKSNERNNYDNGADRHRYNSNKIIRTNVRSNGYRDNKYNNNITSNISYTNLTIIPETEFSCRGRKGMFADVETKCQVFHNCSGWSRTSSLCPPGTAFSKDKNRCEWWNTVQCRE; the protein is encoded by the exons ATGAACGGAAACGGAAAGATGAACAATAGCACTAATAgcagtattaacaataataattggtgCCGCCAGCTGACATTGATTATCACgatttttttattgctatcTGTTGCAGTAGCTGAAAAg CAAAAACGTCAAATCTTTAGGGAACAAGTATTGCCAGCTCTTGGTGGGAAAATACCAGAGGAAGCTTTTAGAACTGATCGTTTGGCGCTAAATCGTTTGAACAAAGAAGGCATTACAATACCGGATGGTATTGTACTAGACGCGAGACAGGTTCATAAACATCCACATACTTCCCAGCATATGCCTAAGATCATTAaa gtaTACTTAACGCCTGATGGTAGATACGTACCACCCGAAGGTCGGACTCATTATGATCATCCGAAAGCCGTCGACACAACTTACATCATTCGAACGCCTTTCGGAAGACCCGAGAAACCAATGAATAACTTTGGAAATTACAAGCATCATAGAATGCATAACAAACAGCAACCTTATCCTAATTACAGGCAACAGCTTGTACCATTGATTCCACCTACCAAACCTGGTGTTTATAAGCCAATAGTGACGCCATTGATGTTACCAGCGAATCCTAATTTCTTTGAACGAACGTATTTGCCTACCTTGGATCTTGAATACGATTGGGATACCGTTTATCGACCTTTCAATGAATATTACGTCGACAACATACTGTTTAATTCTCATCAg atTCTCACGGATTATCAAGGATTTCTCGACGAATTTCACGGAAGATCGTTAAGACACGTTGTTGGCAAATCCAACGAGAgaaacaattacgataatggcgCAGATCGGCACAGATACAATTCgaacaaaattattcgaacgaaTGTTCGTTCTAATGGTTATCGcgataacaagtataataataatatcacatCAAATATTAGTTACACGAATCTCACGATAATTCCAGAGACTGAATTTTCTTGTCGTGGAAGGAAGGGTATGTTTGCTGACGTAGAAACCAAGTGTCAA GTCTTTCATAATTGTTCTGGTTGGTCGAGAACGTCTTCTCTTTGTCCACCTGGTACGGCTTTCAGCAAGGATAAAAATCGATGCGAATGGTGGAACACCGTCCAATGCAGAGAATGA